The sequence below is a genomic window from Draconibacterium halophilum.
AAACTGGACGGTAAAAATCCGGAAATGCACTATCGTGGCGGCCGGGTTTTAAATCAATTCGATGCCATTATTCCGCGTATCAGGCCAAGTGCTACATTTTACGGATGTGCGCTTACAAGGCATTTTGAGGCCATGGGCGTTTATACACTAAACACTGCATCGGCAATTACACAATCGCGCGATAAATTGTACTCCTTACAACTATTAATCAACAATGGGTTGCCTATTCCTACAACCGGATTTGCCAATTCTCCGCTCGATACCAACGAACTGATTCAAATGGTTGGCGGTGCCCCGTTAATTGTAAAATTACTGGAGGGGACACAAGGAAAAGGAGTTGTTCTGGCTGAAACAAAAAAAGCTGCTGAGAGTTTAATAAACGCCTTTAAAAGCCTTCGTGCAAATATTTTGGTGCAAGAGTTTGTAAAAGAAGCCGACGGTAAAGATATCCGGTGTTTTGTGGTGAATGGGAAAGTGGTGGCCAGCATTATGCGTACTGCTGCTCCGGGCGAATTCAGAGCTAATATTCATATGGGAGGAACTGCATCGATTACTAAAATAAAAGCAGAAGAACGTCGCATTGCCTTACTTGCTACAAAAACGTTAAACCTTAAAGTTGCCGGAGTAGATATCATTCGTGGAAAAAACGGACCGCTGTTACTGGAAGTAAATTCATCTCCCGGCTTAGAAGGGGTAGAAGGTGCATCTAATAAAGATATTGCCGGCAAAATGATAGAAGCCGTTGAGAAAGATTTAAAATTCCAGAAATAATAACCTGACTTATTTTAATGTCGAATTCAGGTTAAGTGCAAAAGCAAAAATGGCAGGAAAGGAAAACCCAACCTGCCATTTCGTATAATTTTGCAATTTTACAGCTATTTAGTTGAACCAGCCGTCAAGCATTGCTTTGTTAGCATCGTAGAATTGTTGAGCGCCTGCTTCTTCACCAACTTCTGAGATTCTCTCCATCAGATCGTAAAGTTGATCTTCTTCAAGGTTGAAGCTTTTAAAGAAAGTGCCTGCTTTGGGCATATCTTCAACAAAACCTCTGCGTGAGATTATTGTACAAGCATCTTCCGGATAAATACCTTTTGGATCTTCCAGGTATTTTAAATCATTTTTAGCCCATTTAAAATGTGGCTTCCATCCTGTAATAACAATCCATTCTTCATCTTTAATGGCTTTTTCAAGGCTGGCAACCATTGCCGGACCACTTGATGTTATTTGCTCGAAATTCAGGTCGTATTTATCAATAGCTTCTAATGTGTTGGCATGAATACCGGCACCACTTCCAATTCCAATAATTTCTCCATCGAATTTATCTTCGTTTGCATTTAGCTCTTCGATAGAATTTATTGTTACGTACGAAGGAACCACTAAACCTGTAGTACCATCACTAAACGATTCGCCAAGTTTTACCAGTTTATCACCATAGTCGGCCCAATAATCTTTGTGCGTATTTGGCAACCACGCATCCATACATACATCACCTTTTGAATCATCCTTCGACAGTTCGCCGTATATCAATCCCGGCTCAAGGTTCGTTAATTCAACCTCAAAACCATTGTTTTCAAGTGCAATTTTTGCCAAGTGAGTAAAGGCAATACCTTCGGCCCAGTTTGGATATAAAATGTTTACTTCTTTTTTCTCTACTTCAGCAGATTTATTTTTCGATCCGCTGTTTGAACATGATGTAATTGCAAACAATAATGTTGCAGCTACAAACAGAGTTCCTAATTTTTTTACGTTCATCATACTATAATTTTTTAAGATTTATAATTTATTTTTTAGCAACTGCTTGCGTAATACGGTCTAATATAATCGCCAGCACAACAATACCCAGTCCCGATTCGAAACCTTTGGCAATGTCGTTTTGCTGAATTCCCTGGTAAACAATTGCTCCGAGACCTTTAGCGCCTACCATTGATGCAATAACAACCATCGACAGTGCAAGCAGAATTACCTGATTTATACCAGCCAGAATTGTTGTTTTTGCCAGTGGCAACTGTATTTTGAAAAGAATTTGTTTATCGGTAGCTCCAAAAGCATGACCGGCCTCAATAACATCGGAAGGCACGTTTCTAATTCCCAGACTTGTTAAGCGCACAGCCGGTGGTAACGAGAAAATAACCGTTGCAATAACACCTGGTGTATTTCCAACACTAAAGAAGAAAATAGCAGGGATAAGGTATACAAAGGCAGGCATGGTTTGCATCAAGTCGAGAATTGGTCGGATAATAGCATTGGCCGTGTTACTGCGTGCAGCCCAAATTCCCAGAGGAATACCAAACAATAGCGCAATAATTGTAGCTACAATAACCAGAGTTGTTGTTTGAATTGCTTCTTCCCAGTAACCCATTGCCCAAATCAGCAACAGACCAAGAACTACAAACAGAGCTAAGCCTGCACCTTTTCGAAAACCTTCTTTTTAAAGGCCAGTTTTCCGGCGTTTGCATAGTAGGCACCAAAAGTTACAAAGGCAATAATTATAATGAATGGAATGGCCAGAAATGTGTCGTTTAAGAATTCTACTGTCCATGAGATTACATCATCGATAGCTCCCCATAAACCGGACAGGCTTTCTTCCAATACATTAATTCCCTTTTCAATAAATGTTCCTATGTCGATTATTTTTTCCATACTATAATTCGTTAGCTTGTTCTTTCAATTTAATCACTTCTTTCTTCTCGAAGCGTGTAGCCTCAATAATCAACGACGTTTGTGTAACCAGTCCCAGGAATTTTCCTGTTTCTTCTTCAACTACCGCAAGCGGATGCCTGGTTCCGGTAATTAAGGGTAGCATATCCTCAACTGTGTAGTTTTTATACACACTTGGCACATTGGTATTTACTGCCTTTTCAATCGACTTTCCATTTTCTGCCTCCAGTTTAAGAACATCCTTTAGCCAAACATGCCCAATGAACTTTTTGTGTTCATCAACAACCGGTAACTGATCAACTGCAATGGAACGCATTTTTCGAACAGCACCTTTTGGTCCATCTTTATGGATTTCCAAAGCTGTGTGCTTTTTAAACATTAACGTTTCGGCAGTAATAATGGTTTTTCGGTCCACTTTTTCCACAAATGCCTCAACATATTCACTTGCCGGACTGGTAAGAATGTCTTCAGCCGTACCAATTTGCTCCACCACACCATCTTTCATAATGGCAATGCGGTCGCCAATTTTAATGGCTTCGTCAAGGTCGTGCGTAATAAACACAATCGTTTTGTGCAGCTTATCCTGAATCTCGAGCAACTCGTCCTGCATATCTGATTTGATTAGCGGATCGAGTGCCGAAAAAGCTTCGTCCATAAGCAGAACTGCCGGATCGTTTGCAAGTGCACGAGCTAATCCAACACGCTGTTGCATACCTCCTGATAACTCTGATGGATATTGAGCTTCATAACCTTGAAGACCGACTGTTTCCAATGCTACTTTCGCTCTTTTTTCACGATCTTCCTTGGTTTCTCCACGAAGTTCTAAACCAAAAGCAGCATTTTCTATAATAGTTCGGTGGGGGAGCAGTCCAAACTTTTGGAAAACCATACTCATTTCTGTTCTACGGGTTTCCAATAATTCTTTATTGGTTTCACGGGTAATGTCGTGGTCATCAAAAAATACTTTCCCGGCTGTTGGCTCATTCAAGCGGTTTAAGCAGCGAATTAATGTTGATTTACCGCTACCTGAAAGTCCCATAATAACAAAGACTTCTCCTTCTTTTATATCAATACTGGCACGACTTACACCAACAGTGCACTTCGTCTTTTTCAGAATATCGTCCTTAGAAACACCTTGCTCCAATAGCTTCAGTGCTTCCTGCTTACGTTTACCGAAGATAAGTGTTAAATCTTCGATTTTTATTTTTATTTTCCTTTTATCAGGCATGTTTCCTTGTTTAAAAGTAGTATCCAATATTAATATTGAACCTTTTGTTCCAGTCTGGATCTTCAACGCCTGATCCCAAGCCTTTACCAAACGATTCAGTAAGCCATGGCTGGTTTTTACCCATTGCATAATCTACATAGGTATAAACGGGACCAGCACTGATTAAAAATCCAGGAATTAAATGTTGTGTATCAAAAAAGGCTTCCTCTTTTTTGTCGATCAAAGTATAATCAACATAAGGCTGGATGCTTGAAATTGGGCCAAACTCAACAGGAATTGTATAAGCCAGACCAACAACATACATATTTGAATTTGAAGCTACACCTCCTGTATAACCGTCTCCGCCAAAATATTCATAACCGTAAGCCCCCATTTGAACCACGTCAAGATCTTGTCCGTTATCGCCCTGAGCTTTATAGTTATAATTTATGTATTCGGCTTTCAGGTTAAATCTGCCAAAGTTTCCTACAACGTGAGCTGCAAAGGCTGTTGCTGCTTTTGCTTCGTCTAATACCGAGTTATAGATACGGCCAACTTGTCCTGATACA
It includes:
- the rimK gene encoding 30S ribosomal protein S6--L-glutamate ligase; translation: MDTNKIIIGSEEWCGLPQLNIPGIKARIDSGAKTSALHAVNINQFKKNDQPWISFDVHPLQKDGKTTIHCEAPLLDKRKVKSSSGSSEVRFVIKTVLAIAGEAWDMEVTLTNRDSMGYRMLLGRQAMSGKILVDPEESFHLGDLSKERIASYYFTNITRPTGLKIGLLASNPDLYSNIRIMEAGQEHGHEMEFLNLKDCYIKLDGKNPEMHYRGGRVLNQFDAIIPRIRPSATFYGCALTRHFEAMGVYTLNTASAITQSRDKLYSLQLLINNGLPIPTTGFANSPLDTNELIQMVGGAPLIVKLLEGTQGKGVVLAETKKAAESLINAFKSLRANILVQEFVKEADGKDIRCFVVNGKVVASIMRTAAPGEFRANIHMGGTASITKIKAEERRIALLATKTLNLKVAGVDIIRGKNGPLLLEVNSSPGLEGVEGASNKDIAGKMIEAVEKDLKFQK
- a CDS encoding ABC transporter permease; this encodes MLIWAMGYWEEAIQTTTLVIVATIIALLFGIPLGIWAARSNTANAIIRPILDLMQTMPAFVYLIPAIFFFSVGNTPGVIATVIFSLPPAVRLTSLGIRNVPSDVIEAGHAFGATDKQILFKIQLPLAKTTILAGINQVILLALSMVVIASMVGAKGLGAIVYQGIQQNDIAKGFESGLGIVVLAIILDRITQAVAKK
- a CDS encoding glycine betaine ABC transporter substrate-binding protein, which produces MMNVKKLGTLFVAATLLFAITSCSNSGSKNKSAEVEKKEVNILYPNWAEGIAFTHLAKIALENNGFEVELTNLEPGLIYGELSKDDSKGDVCMDAWLPNTHKDYWADYGDKLVKLGESFSDGTTGLVVPSYVTINSIEELNANEDKFDGEIIGIGSGAGIHANTLEAIDKYDLNFEQITSSGPAMVASLEKAIKDEEWIVITGWKPHFKWAKNDLKYLEDPKGIYPEDACTIISRRGFVEDMPKAGTFFKSFNLEEDQLYDLMERISEVGEEAGAQQFYDANKAMLDGWFN
- a CDS encoding quaternary amine ABC transporter ATP-binding protein gives rise to the protein MPDKRKIKIKIEDLTLIFGKRKQEALKLLEQGVSKDDILKKTKCTVGVSRASIDIKEGEVFVIMGLSGSGKSTLIRCLNRLNEPTAGKVFFDDHDITRETNKELLETRRTEMSMVFQKFGLLPHRTIIENAAFGLELRGETKEDREKRAKVALETVGLQGYEAQYPSELSGGMQQRVGLARALANDPAVLLMDEAFSALDPLIKSDMQDELLEIQDKLHKTIVFITHDLDEAIKIGDRIAIMKDGVVEQIGTAEDILTSPASEYVEAFVEKVDRKTIITAETLMFKKHTALEIHKDGPKGAVRKMRSIAVDQLPVVDEHKKFIGHVWLKDVLKLEAENGKSIEKAVNTNVPSVYKNYTVEDMLPLITGTRHPLAVVEEETGKFLGLVTQTSLIIEATRFEKKEVIKLKEQANEL